TCCATGGCCAACAGTACTACAGTGGTAAAGATACCAGGCACTCCTGGGACAGGAGGTCGTCTTAGCCCTGAAAACAATCAGGTATCATCCTCttactctttcttctctgtgCCACCTCTTACCTATTATTTCAACCTGCAATACTTAAAGAGATGTCCATCTCAGATGCTGCTTTTTTTATCTTAGCTGTAAaggtcttttctctcttttggatttctaacttgttttgtttgttttaatataagtagagagtttatttgggccaaatTTGAGGACTCCCAACTCAGGAGGCACAGATTCAAGTTGTCCTGAATATATACTCCTCTAACATTCTTTAGCAAATTATCATTTACAGTGTTTATTAATTACTGTGTTGTATATGgttgtgtgtatgcatatatccatccatccatccatccatacacaCACAATACCTTGCCTATgaaaggtgtttttttctttcattttgataaGTACTTTATATACATGTTAACCATGtagttgttaaataaaataataaattgattcATTATTCCTGTGATAAAAGTACTCTTGCTTCTAGTCATTCCATCTTGTAGTTCATCCAGTTGCTGCCATTATTAATTTTCTTCAGTGATTCTAAAATCTGCTCCATTCTTTCTACCCATAATTCTGATTCTGCCCTCCAGAACCACAAGAAATAAGTATAATTCCTTTGACTTGTTTTTTGTAGGCTGTGTAGAATGGATGAGTTGGCCCAGTATTTCAAGGGAATGAGTGGAGGGACTTGCAAAGGTTAATGAGAGCGGGTTGAACACTCAGGATATCAACCTATGTTGAATATGGAGTCTGTTGTAGAagacagaatttaaaattgtgtaggtAGGGCAGAACATAGTGGACGTATACTAACAAATTTCTATTGGAACTTTTAGGCAATATACGATCTTTGCAGATATTTAATAAAGGAGTAAAAGtaacataataaaaatagtgTATCCTATAGAGGATTAACTTGGCAGTAAGGGGACAAGATGGGTAAAAAAGGGGGTTAGACTGGGTGGATGACCAATTCTAAGActtttgcggccgggcgcggtggctcaagcctgtaatcccagcactttgggaggccgagacgggcggatcacgaggtcaggagatcgagaccatcctggttaacacggtgaaaccctgtctctactaaaaaatacaaaaaactagccggccgaggtggcggacgcctgtagtcccagctactcgggaggcggaggcaggagaatggcgtgaacccgggaggcggagcttgcagtgagctgagatccagccactgcactccagcctgggtgacagcgcgagactccgtctcaaaaaaaaaaaaaaaaaaaaaaaaaagacttttgcaATAAATCAAGACATGTAGTGAAGGCTTGAATTAGGTGATAATGATAGAATGAAGAAGAATGGATGGATATGAGATgtcattaacaaatatttattcattttttcttcagagaaggggttttgctctgctgcccaggctagagtgcaatggtataatcatagctcactgtagcctcaaatttcTGGGTTCGCCCGGGCATGGtatctcaagcctgtaatcccagcactttgagaggccaaggcgagcagatcgcgaggtcaggagattgagactattctggccaacatggtgaaaccccatctctactaaaaatacaaaaaaaatagccagtcatggtggcgggcgcgtgtagtcccagctacttgggaggctgaggctggagaatggcgtgaacccgggaggcggagcttgcagtgagcagagattactccactgcactccagcctgggcgacagagcaagattctgtctcaaaaatatatatatatattttcttggctgggtgcggtggctcacgcctgtaatcccagcactttgggaggccaaggcaggcgataACCCAacgtcaagaattcaagaccggccgggcgcggtggctcaagcctgtaatcccagccctttgggaggccgagacgggcggatcacgaggtcaggagatcgagaccatcctggctaacacggtgaaaccccgtctctactaaaaaatacaaaaagctagccgggtgaggtggcgggcgcctgtagtcccagctactcgggctgaggcaggagaatggcgtaaactcgggaggcggagcttgcagtgagctgagatccagccactgcactccagcctgggtgacacagcgagactccgtctcaaaaaaaaaaaaaaaaaaagagttcaagaccagcctggccaatatgctgaaaccccatatctactaaaattacaaaaattagcctggtgtggtgatgcgcgcctgtagtcccagctactcaggagactgaggcagaagaatcacctgaacctgggaggcagaagttgcagtaagccgagattgcaccactgcactccagcctgggtgacagaatgagattctgtctccaaaaaaaaaaaaaggtttcttttttccttatttcaaaaattatacaaGTTTATCACAGAAActtcagaaatacacaaagaataAATAGCCCATAATTCTAATGCCACCACCCTAAAATAGCCATGGTTAGCATTGTAGTGTATGgcttttggtatttttcttttttttttctgtctctctctctctctctcttttttgagacagagtctcgctctgtcacccaggatggagtgcaatggcatgatcttggctcactgcaacctccatttcccaatTCAAgctgctctcctgcctcagcctccctaatagttgggattataggcacccaccaccacgccctgctaatttttgtatttttaggagagacggggtttcgccatgttggtcaggctgatctcgaactcctgaccccaggtgatccacccacctcccaaagtgctgggattacaggcatgagccatcatacccagctctttttttaattaattcattaattttttaagtggAATTTTACTGGAAGGTTTacagcaggaaagaaaggaaagtacacttggaagagactCAAATGGGCACTAAGGAGGTCAAGtgcctaattttttctttttttttaatttttaatatattttttagattttttttttttttgagatggagtctcactcttgcccatgctgaagcgcagtggcgcaatctcgtctcactgcaagctccgcctcctgggttcacgccattctcctgcctcagcctcccaagtagctgggactacaggcgcccaccaccatgcccagctaattttttttttgtatttttagtagagacagggttttaccatgttagccaggatattctcggtctcctgacctcgtgatccacccaccttggcctcccaaagtgctgggattacaggcgtgagccactgtgcccggccattttttagatgttttttaaaaatagagatgcagtctcgccatgttgcccaggctggtctttgaagtcctgggctcatgcagtcctcccacctcggtcttccaaagtgatgggattacaggcatgagccactgtacccagccgttttctttctttctttcttttttttttttttaagatatgagGTCTtcctgtgttccccaggctggagtgtagtggcacaatcatagctcactgcagtctccaactcctggcctcaagtgatcctcctgcctcagcctcctgagtagctgggactacaggcacagatcactgtgcctggctttcttTTGATCACTTTTTAATGGCATATGTATGTAACATGACATTTCCTTTATGAAggctgccctcagggagcttttagCCTATTAAGTCAGAAACAGGGAAGTGTATAAATATGCACAATGATAAAGGGTGCATAGGATACAGTAGAGGCCAAACGAGGAAGTATGTGGTTACCTTTACTGAGATGGGCTAGGAAAAGCATCAGAAAGAGGCACCATGAGCTGagcaagaaggaagaagggaggaagagcatgtacagcactttgggaggctgaggtggaagaatcacttgaggccaggagttcaagagcaggctgcacaacatagtgagatcctgtctctcaataaaaagtaaaaaaaaaaaaaattagccgggtgtggtggcacgtgcctatggtcccagctagcTGGGAAGCTTAGGTGGGAGAGCTtggcagtcaaggctgcagtgagccatgttcatgccactgtactccagtgggcaatagagggagaccctgtctcaaaaaaaaaaaaaaaaaaaaaaaaaaacacttgtctAAAGGCAAGGGGCATGGTACAATTTGTGGTGGTCAGAGAATTGCAAATTTCTTCATGTAGAGAGGCACAGTGAGAAAAAGACATGAGGCTGAAATATACTGCCTGACAGCTGGATGCTGGCCTGTCTTCAAACTGCTCTTTCCAGCTTTCCGTAAGTTACTTTTGTCTTGAGAGTATTGTCTTATAGCAGCATAGTCAGGTAGGCCAGACTGTGAACTCATTGGAAAGTGGAAACTAAAACCAACCATTTGACAGCCTTTCTTCATTACAGGGTAATGATTTGTTTCGTTTCCTTAATACTTGGTTGAAAAGTCTTCTCCCAATTAACTTTAGGTATTGACCAAGAAGAAATTACAGGACTTAGTAAGAGAAGTGGATCCTAATGAGCAGTTGGATGAAGATGTGGAGGAGGTAAGGTGGGGTTGAGTACCCCAGAAACTGGTCCCTGAGAACTGGtatagcatagtggttaagagcacaaacaggccagatgcagtggctcatgccttttgagaggccgaagcaggaggattgctggagcccggaggttcaagaccagcctaggccatataatgagaccttgtctctgcaaaacattaaaaaattagctcaccgtggtggcgtgcatctgtagttccagctactagggaggttgaggtgttcttaaacccagaaggccgaggtggcagtaaaccaagattgcaccactgtaataaataaataaaataaaataagagcacAGACAAATCTGCATTTGCTTTATACCCAATAATTGCTGCTACTTTTGCCTGTTAAAAAAGGCATAGTCTGTTGCTCATAGGCAATCACTTTCAACAATTTTAGCTGTTTCTGTAACATTCTTCTATATTTCTAAGTAATATACTTAAAGAGATACTCTTTGAcccattaattttataatatccttttttttttttgagatggagtttcactcttgttgcccaggctggagtgcagtggcgcaatcttggctgaccgcaacctccacctcccgggttcaagcgattctcctgcctcagcctcctgaattgctgggattataggcatgcaccaccatacctggctaatttttgtatttttagtagagatggggtttctccatattggtcaggctggtttcgaactcctgacctcaggttatctacctgccttggcctcccaaagtgctgggattacaggtgtgagttatgGTAAATGAGAATTTTTTACACCACTCACATATGTACcatataactttctttttttatttttatttttatttttttgagacagtcttgctctgttgcccaggctggagtgtagtagcacgatctcagcttacggcaacctctgcctcccagggatTCAagtaagtgattctcctgcctcagcctcccaagtagctgggattataggcatgtgccaccacacctggctaatttttgtatttttagtagagatggggttttgccatgttggccaggctggtctcggactcctgacctcaggtgattcacccacctcagcctcccaaagtgctgggattacaggcatgaggtatCATGCCTGCTGGCCCATATAACTTtccttactgtttttcttttttttttttttttgagacagagtcttgctcagccacccaggctggagggcagtggtgcaatatcggctcactgcaaactgcatctctcaggttcaagcgattctcccacctcagcctctcgagtagctgggattacaggtgcacaccaccatacctgactaattttcatatatttagtagagacagggttttaccatgttggccaggctggtctcaaacttctgacctccagtgatccacccgcctcggccttccaaagtgctgggattataagtgtgagccactatgtctgaCCCTGGCTATTCATTCTTAAAGAATCACCCActgggcaggcgcagtggctcaagcctataatgccagcactttgggaggccaaagcgggcagatcacaatgtcaggagatcgagactatcctggcaaacacagtgaaaccccgtctctactaaaaatacaaaaaattagccaggcatggtggcgggagcttatagtcccagctacttgggaggctgaggcaggagaatgctgtgaacccaggaggtggagcttgcaggaagctgagattgtgccactgcactccagcctgggcgacccagcaagaccctgtctcaaaaaaaaaaaagaatcaccctCTGAAAAGCTGATTTGAAGCATAATTGATGAATTTGGCCCAGTAATATATggataaatgtttaacaaccagctctttgGAGGAAAATGCCCAATTTGCAGTACTTTATTATTTCTGTGATGTAACTATTTCTACCAACATGACATCACTAAATACAAACTTGGGAAAAGAGGTACataattggcttttttttttttttgagatggagtctcgctttgttgcccaggctggagtgcagtgtcttgatctcggctcactgcaagctccgcctcccatttcacgccattctcctgcctcagcctcccgagtagctgggactacaggcgcccgccaccacgcccagctagtttttgtatttttagtagagacggggtttcaccgtgttagccgggatggtctcgatctcctgacctcgtgatccgcctgtctcggcctcccaaagtgctgggattacaggcgtgagccactgcgcccggcccataattGGCTTTTATGAGCAGGTCTTGGTTCACTCTAGCAGACCACAGACTTGATTGACTTCAGAGTAATTTGTCCACAAGTCAACCTTCCTAATGGAAAGTTCCCTAAATGTCAGTATCTGTGAGTCTTTTCTCTGGAATCATTCAATATCTCCAGAGAAAATTCCAGTCTCCTATCTTGAGAGTTTATcccttagtttcttttttttttgagatggaatcttgctctgttgcccaggctggagtgcagcagcgtgatcttggctcactgcaacctccgcctcccgggttcaagctattctcttgcctcagtctcctgagaagctgggactacaggtgcacgccatcacacccagctaatttttgtaattttagtagagatggagtttcaccgtattggtcaagctggtctcgaattcctgacctcgggtcatccacccacttcggcctcccaaagggctgggattacaggcatgagccattgcacctggcaaTATGTTTTTTTTAACTGTCATATTAATGGGATTAGGGAGGGACAGGAGGTCAATTGATCTGCTGTTTAATCAGAAATCTTTCTCTTAGATGGTGTGCATTTGGTTCCCACAGTAAAGATGACAATGAGTTAATGGTCCACCAGAACAAGGAATTTTGTATCTATGGTTgtaattttagtttgtttttgtttgtcagCAGAGGAAGCCATGGGGACTCTATGGACTGATAAAAATCTCAGttttttcatgtgtgtgcatatttatttacttatttgtttgtttgtttttgagatgaggtctctatcaccgaggctggagtgctgttccatgatcacagctcactgcagtctcgactaAGTGGACTTAAGCaagcctcccacttcagcctccctagtagctgggactacgagtgcatgccaccaagcccagctaatttctgtattttttgtagagacagggttttgccatgcacgttgcccaggctagtctcaaactccagagctcaagcaaaccatatgcctcggcctcccaaagtgctgggattataggagtgccTCATGTAGATATGTAGATTTTTATCTTCAGAATTCTCATCCTTCTCTTCACACAGTCCAATAATAATTGATAGTGATGTGGAAAGAACTCAAGATTTAGACTCAGAACCCTTGAGTTGGAATCCTGGttcctctgctttctttctttctttttttttttgagacagagtcttgccctgtcgcccaggctggagtgcagtggtgcaatctcggctcactgcaacctccaccccctgggtttaagcgattctcctgcctcaacctccagagtagctgggattacagatgcccgccaccgtgcgcagctaattttgtatttttagtagagacagggttttaccatgttggtcaggctggtctcaaactcctgacctcagatgatctacctgcctcggtcttccaaagtgctgggattacaggtgtgagccaccatgcctggcctctatttatttgttattattttttaaattattattattattttttgagacagagtcttgagccactgtgcatggcccttagagactgggtttcttttttattttttatttttatttttttgagacggagtctagctctgtcgcccaggctggagtgcagtggcgcgatctcggctcactgcaagctccgcctcccgggttcacgccattctcctgcctcagcctcctgagtagctgggactacaggcgcccacaaccgcgcccggctaattttttgtatttttagtagagacagggtttcaccgtggtctcgatctcctgaccttgtgatccgcccgcctcggcctcccaaagtgctgggattacaggcgtgagccaccgcgcccggcgagactgggtttcaatatgttggtcaggctggtctcgagctcctgacctcaaatgatctgcccacctcagcctcccaaagttctgggattacaggtgtgagccaccatgcctggcctctatttatttgttattattttttaaattattattattattttttgagacagagtcttgctctgtcatcaggctggagtacagtggcacgatctcggctgactgcaacctccacctcccgggttcaagtgattctcctgccccagcctcccaagtagctgggactacagacacatgccaccacacccagctaatttttgtatttttagtagagacagggtttcaccatgttggccaggatggtctcaatctcttgacctcatgattcggccgcctcagcctcccaaagtgctgggattacaggcgtgagccaccgcacccagcctatttattttaaaatacagatgggGCTCTTGTAATATtgttgggctggtctcgaacttctgacctcaagtgatcctcccaactcggcctcccaaagtgctgagattacaggcatgagccattgcgcctggccttcTGCTTTCTACTTACATGGCCATGAACAAATTAGTCTCTCTGAGTCTGTGAAATCCTCTGTGGAATGAATAAAATCCATGTCCCATTTTCTTCACAGGATTATTGTAAGGACTAAGTGAGATAATGGAAAcaaaagtgcttttaaaatacTGTGAGTGAGGAATTCAAAtgattcacttttattttctcactaATAAATAAAGATATGGAGGGCAGGGATTGGGTTAGTTGATTACTGCTGGGTAGAAATTATATGCTCAGTAAGGTATGAGTTGCACTCAACCTGGGTAATGTTTCTTTTGTCCTTCTCATTCCTCTTCCTCACCTTAGCCCAAATGCTGATTCCAGCCTTCTACTAGAAAGCCTGACTAAATACGCAATACAAGCTGAAAGCACTTGTCCCAGCAACAGGAGCCTACCCTGCCAATGTCGTGCTGACTCTCCCCACTTTACCTTCCCCAGATGCTGCTGCAGATTGCTGATGATTTTATCGAGAGTGTGGTGACAGCAGCCTGTCAGCTTGCGCGGCATCGCAAGTCCAGCACCCTGGAGGTGAAAGATGTCCAGCTGCATTTAGGTATGTGGTCTTGTTTCTCCCTGAAGTATATATTCAACTGCTTCTTCAGGACTGCCAGGGAAAGTGCAGTCAGAAGAACCTTCATGCCAGAGTCAGACTTTTGGGCACTGGGATTTATGTATTAATTCAATAACAGCAccaaatagaaaagagaaatccATCTATGGTAGGGAGAATGAGCCCAGGCATGGGTTTGAAACCAGATTCTGCCACTTTCCAGCTGTATCAGCCTATTTTTCCTACCTAGTATCTCTTagagtctgtttcctcatttgtaaagtgaggaTCATAATATCCTCCTTACAGAATAATTGTGAGAATTATAGACTATGTCTGTAAAGTGACTGGCACAGGGCCTGCACAAAGTAGGATCTAGTAAATGTAGGTACTGTTATGTCTCCACCATTCAAATGAAACTGTTCCTCAGTGTTCCCTTACAGTTTTAGCTTATTTATGCATTTTCCCCAAGTTTATAATCAtaatatacatacaat
This DNA window, taken from Macaca mulatta isolate MMU2019108-1 chromosome 1, T2T-MMU8v2.0, whole genome shotgun sequence, encodes the following:
- the TAF12 gene encoding transcription initiation factor TFIID subunit 12 isoform X2 translates to MNQFGPSALINLSNFSSIKPEPASTPPQGSMANSTTVVKIPGTPGTGGRLSPENNQVLTKKKLQDLVREVDPNEQLDEDVEEMLLQIADDFIESVVTAACQLARHRKSSTLEVKDVQLHLERQWNMWIPGFGSEEIRPYKKACTTEAHKQRMALIRKTTKK